The genomic interval AAGATGGAATTCGTACAATTCCTGAAGCAAGAACACGGTGTCAAACACGGCGAAGCTTATGTGTTGACGCAGATTTATTTCAATGGCGGAAAGCTCGTTTACGGCAATCCAGAAGCCCTCTTACAAGAGCAGTATAAAAAGGAAGAGCAACGAGAACTCTACGATTTTCTCAGTCTTCAAATCACCAAATCCTTTACTGAACCAATCAAGCTCGGTATTTGTAAAGGGTACGTCTCGGTTTTGGGCCACAAGCAGTTCGCTGTCATTTTGCCTAAGCGCGGTGGAATTTGGATTGGATTGGCGCTGGGCGATGAACCAACCAATGAACTTTTAAAAACGGCTAAGAACATCGGGGGAACCGATAAAATCAATCGCTACATCGCTATCGAAGACGAGGGTGATTGGTCGGAACAAACGGCCCATTATCTAGAGAAAGCATATCGATTTAACTCATAATCAGCACACATGACCCTAAGACGACTATTCCTATTGATTTGTGCCTGCGGCACGATGCTCACTTTTGCACAAGTTCCCACACCTGTCCAGAACAACGACTTCCCCGAACTCGAATGGCGTAATATTGGGCCATTTCGCGGAGGACGAAGTGCCGCTGTAGTCGGCCATCCTGAAGTTGCCGACCGCTTTTATTTCGGCTCCACCGGTGGCGGTGTTTGGCAAACCGATGACGCGGGTCAAACTTGGTACAACATTACAGACGGTCATTTCGGAGGCTCCATTGGCTCTATTGCAATTTCCGAATGGGATCCAAATGTTATGTACGTTGGAGGAGGAGAGGTAACGGTTCGTGGAAATGTGAGTTATGGTTATGGGGTTTATAAATCCACGGACGCCGGAAAAACCTGGAGTCATTCGGGTCTCCCCGAGTCACGACATATTCCGCGCATTCGCATTCACCCCAAGAACCCTGACCTAGTCTACGCAGCTGTTTTGGGCGACCTTTTTAAGCCCACCTCAGAGCGAGGGGTTTACCGATCTACCGACGGAGGAGAGAATTGGGAACAAGTCCTCTTCGCCAATGAAGACGCTGGTGCCGTCGACCTCTTTATGGACCCGACCAACCCTCGTGTTTTGTACGCGAGTACTTGGCATGTTCGGAGAACGCCATATTCCTTGATTTCAGGAGGTGATGGGAGCGACCTGTGGAAGAGCACTGATGGCGGTGACACTTGGGAAAAACTCAGCGATAAGCCTGGTTTTGCAGAAGGTCCTTTGGGAATCATTGGCGTATCTGCCTCCGCCTCACAACCGGATCGAATCTATGCCATTGTTGAAGCACCAGAAGGAGGGGTTTTCCGCAGTGATAATGGCGGAGAATCATGGAGAAGAGTCAATAAAGACCGATCACTACGTCAAAGAGCATGGTATTATTCAAGGATCTATGCACATCCTACCGACCCAGATCAGGTTTATATTATGAACGTGAGCTACCATCATTCCAAAGATGGAGGTCGCACCTTTGCATCCAGGAGAGCTCCTCACGGGGATCACCATGATTTATGGATTAACCCCAAGGACCCATCACGAATGATCATCGCGGACGATGGAGGAGGGCAAGTCACGTTAGACGGAGGCGCTAACTGGAGCACCTACTACAATCAACCAACGGCTCAATTCTATCGGGTTACAACGGATAATCATTTCCCGTATCGCATTTACGGAGCGCAGCAAGACAACAGCACCATCCGAATCTCAAGCTTTTCAGATGGATACAATATAGATGAATCAGATTGGCAAGAATCGGCGGGAGGCGAAAGCGCTCACTTGGCCATTGACCCCCGCAATAATGAGGTTGTTTATGGAGGGAGCTATGGAGGCTTTTTAACCCGTTACAATCATGCTAACAAACAAGGCCGAGTCATCAATGTCTGGCCCGACAACCCACTGGGCGCTGGTGTAGAGACCATGAAGTATCGCTTCCAATGGAACTTCCCAGTTTTCATTTCGCCACACAATCCCGACGTGCTTTACGCCGCGTCTAACCACCTTCACCGCTCAATGGATGGTGGTGGCTCTTGGGAAGTGATCAGCCCTGATTTGACTCGCAATGATAGCGCTCGAATGGTTTCTAGCGGGGGCCCTATTACCCAGGACAATACGGGCGTGGAATACTACTGCACGGTATTTGCAGCTGCGGAATCATCACGAGAGCCGGGCCTTTTATGGGCGGGATCCGACGACGGTTTGCTTCACGTGAGTCGCGATAATGGAGAGAACTGGGAAAATGTAACATCCAGCAAGCTTCCGGAATGGAGCATGATCAACAGTTTGGAGGTTTCTCCATGGGAAGATGGAGTGGTTTATTTGGCGGTTACCCGTTACAAACTCGGAGACTACAGCCCTTACTTGTATCGCGTCAGTAATTATGGAAAGCAATGGTCACTGATTTCTGAAGGACTTCCTGAAGATGATTTCACTCGAGTTATTCGGTGCTCACCCGAAAAAGAAGGTCTTCTCTTCGCTGGAACTGAACGCACCGTCTGGTACTCTCAAAACGATGGAGCATCTTGGGATTCACTCCAATTGAATCTTCCAATTGTGCCCATAACGGACTTGGCTCTCAAGTCTGGGGACCTGATTGCAGCTACCCAGGGTAGAAGTTTTTGGGTACTCGATGACATCTCTCCCTTGTATGCGGAGCACCAAAACGTAGAAGATCTGCGCTTATTGACTCCGAGTGATGCATTCCGCGTTGGGAGTTACGGACGAGGAAGTCGAACCACCGGTCAAAATAGGAGGTCTGGGGTATATGTGGACTATTTCGTTCCGAGCCTTGAAGATGAAGATACGCTAATCTTGAGCATTAAGGACGCCGATGGTGAACTCATTAAAACCTACAGTACCCATCCCCAAGAAAAGGAAGAGAAGCTGACTAAAGACTCGGGTTGGCAGCGCTTCGTTTGGAACATGCGCTATCCGGATGCCGAGGAGTTTGATGGAATGTGGATGTGGTATGCCGGCATGGGCGGCCCAATGGCACCTCCCGGTGACTATTCTGTATCGTTAACGCTAGGATCGTCTAACCTAGAGCAGCCTTTCACGCTACTTTCAGACCCTAGATCAGAATCAACGGATGAGGAGCTTGTTGAACAATTCGAGTTTTGCTGGTCCATTAACCGCAAGGTATCGGAAGCCCATGTGGCGATTCGAAACATCCGTGCCTTAAAAAAACAGATCTCCCTCGTCGAATCTCGCACTACTGAAGCGGACTCATCGATTTCAGAGTCTCTCAAGAGTCTTAAAAAAGGACTAAAAGATGTAGAAGAAGCGCTTTATCAAGTGAAGCTTTCCAGCAATCAAGACATGCTGAATTTTCCAATAAAGCTCACGAATAAGCTCGGTCATGTGGGAGCCATTTCACAAAACGGCAATTATCCGCCTACGCAACAAGCTAGAGAAGTGGCTGCTGAACTGACCTTAGAGGTCGATCAATTCCTTGAGCAGTTCTATGCGCTTATGGACAACGAAGTTTCAAACCTGAACGAAGCCATACTTGAAGCTCGTATCCCTTCATTGATGATTGCCCCTGAAGATACTTGGGAGCGATAATAAGAAGGTAAAAGAAAGGCGCTATCGCTGCTCGACTCGATCGTCAGGCGCAGTGAAACATTCGATTAGCGATAGCTCCTTTCTCGTCCTTACGGAACTCTGCATTGTTTAGCCGGCCTTCTTCTTTGCACCGGTCATAAGAAGTTCGTTTACGACGACTTCCGTGAGGAATTTCTGTTCACCCTCACTATCCGTGTACGAACGAGTTTGGATTTTGCCGTCAACGGCAACCTCACTTCCTTTTTTTAAGAATTCCTCTGCCAATTCGGCGGTTCGTCCCCAGGCAATCAGACGATGCCATTGAGTTTCTGTGACGAGATCGCCTTCTTGATTGCGATAGATCTCATTGGTTGCTACGGAGAACTTGGCGAGTTTACGACCGCTTTCCATTTCTTTGATTTCCGGATCAGCTCCAAGATTTCCTATGAGCTGAATTCGATTTCGAATACTAGACATATTATTTTTCATTAGTTCGAAGACGAAGAACACTAGAATGCCGCCAATCAGTCGGTAGGGAAACATTTATAAACGTTTCAAATAATAGCAATCAATAATCTGGACTAAATGATGCCTGGAAATGACTCAAACTAAATGACTTATATTAGTCTGATGCTTCGAGAGGACTTTCCATACATTCCGCTCCCAGAGGTTTTTTATCCTTTTGAATCAAAAGACCCCTTTAGCACATGCAGTCGTTGCAAGCGCCCTCTTCTTGCAGAGGACGTAGAGTACATTATTGAAAAGGCCCTGAAGCCAGGGGATACCATTTACGAGTATGCCGTGTGCTTTGCATGTATTGAAGATTCACGATCTCGTATTAGTGCGGATTCAAGTTTAGTCATAGAGCAATTCTTTAGAGAAAGGATGCGACCGATGCGTCATCGAGCGGAGATGCTGCGTAAATATGACCTGAATACTGAACTCTGGCTCGATCGTTGCATAGTTACGGGTAAGCGCGTCTCAGATATGGATGAATATCAAATCCTAGGACATGGGCACGGACCGTTTTTAGTCTTTTCCATGTTTCCCTATGCATTGGGCGAAGAAGCTTCAAGGGAGCTCGCGGATTTGATTTCTTCAAAGACTAAGGACGAGATGGACGACTTTGCCGACGAACTAATCGACATTCCGCCGGAATTGCGCGAACTTTGGAAACGTAAACCCGTCTTCCTTTAAGATGAGATCAGATATGAAAAGACTTTGGACTCTCGGTTTGCTGGTGCTGATTTCCCTGAATTCTTTCGGGCAGGTTAAGATTCAACCTCAGGCCGGGCTGACACTTTCACGTCTTACGACAGACGAAATCATTGACCAGAGCGAGGCACGCGTGGGTACGGACCTAGGCGTTTCGTTCCGTTTTGGTAAGAGATTTCATTTTTACCCTGGTGTTTATTGGAAAAGGTGGTCGTCTGACTTGGTCGTACTGGGATCCGATACCTTGGGTGCAGCTAATTTCACCTTAGATGTCCAATCTATTCAAGTACCGGCGCGATTAGGCTACAATATTGTCAATGGGGAACTGTTCAAACTTCGGCTTAACGGAGGACCTGCATGGACCCGTGTATTCAATCTTGAGTCGGATCCAAATGATCCCGAGGCTTGGAATATTGAAGACTTCAATGAAAACATATGGTCATGGCAAGCGGGGTTAGGAATTGATTTGTGGTTCTTGACTCTTGACTTAACGTATGATCAAGGGATAAATACCATGTTTGTTGAGGGGGATGCTGAAAATAGAATGCTCTCTTTAGAAATCGGTGTAGTCTTTTGATCCCGACCATAACTTGGGAGGATTTTTCAAAGGTTGACCTCAGAATCGGTGAGGTTATCGATGCTCAGCCTTTCCCTGAAGCCCGCAACCCAGCGTATATTCTTCGCGTTGATTTTGGACCCTTAGGAGTGAAGAAAACCAGTGCACAAATCACAGATCACTATACAACTGAGGGCTTGCTGGGTAAAAAAGTCGTTGCTGTTGTCAACTTCCCTCCAAAACAAATCGGACCTCATAAAAGCGAGGTTCTCATTCTCGGTGGACTTTCCGATTCAGGAGTAGTATTGCTCCAGCCAGACCAAATCGTGAAAAACGGCACTAGGATCGGTTAGGTGATTTTTCATTAATTTTCAGGTAGCAACACTTCCTAATTATGCCTGAACAATTGACCTCCGATTTCTTTTTGGAATATGAACCTATGCGCGATCTCATCGCCCAAGCAAGGGCGATTAAAGCCGATCCTGAGCGCGTTTATTCCGATATTATTGATGATGATGGGTATCAATATGCGGATCTCGTGCAAGAAGGGGGTGGAGTATTGGGCATCGCTCTCCTCGGATACACGCACATTATGGAGGAAGCGGGGATTCGGTTCTACGACTTAGCAGGGACTTCCGCTGGAGCCATAAATACCTTACTCATGGCCAGCATTGGCACAACCTCCGAGGCTAAATCGGTTGTAGCGCTAGAAGCATTGGCAGCACAAAACTTATTTGATTTTGTCGACGGGAATCCGAAGATCAAGAGGACCATTCAGCTGCTTATAGAGGGGAAAGGAGGCAAGGCCAAAAGGAGACTGATTTTCCAGGGAATAAAAATATGGAACCTCCTACGTTCAAAACTCGGCATGAATCCGGGTATAGTATTCTACACTTGGCTCGAGAAGCTCTTAAAAGATCAGGGCGTGGAGTCAACGTTAGACCTAGAAAGAAAAAGGGTTAACCCAAGTGGTTTTAGAGACAGGAAAGGGAACAGCATTGAATCGAAGCCCAAGTGGACGGTAATAGCTTCGGATGTCACTACAAAGACCAAGGTTCAATTCCCAGCGATGGGTGAGCTGTATGTTTCCAATCCTGATCAGGAGAATCCAGCCCGTTGGGTGAGAGCGAGCATGTCCGTTCCCATTTTCTTTGAACCCGTTCGTTTCAGCACTATTCCTCAGGGACCGGAGGCCAAGGAGCGCTGGTGGGAACACGCGCGCTATAAAGGGCCCATTCCTCCTGAAGTGGAAATGGTCGATGGCGGAATGCTGAGCAATTTCCCCATTAATGTTTTTCATCGAAAGAATGCGGTCCCGCGAAGACCAACTTTTGGGGTGCGTTTGTCACAGTACCGTGAAAACTACGGGTCCACAGGAAAGCTCATGCCGTTTATGGGCGCTATGATCAGTACCATGAGGCAAATACACGATCTCGATTTTCTATTGCGCAACGAGGATTACAGCCACTTGATTTGTCGCTTAGATGTAGACCAGAAGTTTCATTGGCTCAATTTCAATATGACCAATGAAGAGAAAAGGGACTTATTTCTTTATGGGGCTAAAGGCGCAATTGATTTTCTTGAGCGATTCGATTGGGAGAAGTATAAAGGTGTCCGACAGTCGCTAATCCATAACCCTATAGCATAGGGTCTTACCTTTTGGCATATTGGGGAATTAAGGTCCATTCCTAGTCCTCGTAGCAGTGCAAATTTGACCTATGTCAAAACACTGTCTACATTGTCAAGAACGCATTACTGGTCGAGTGGATAAGAAGTTCTGCGACGACCATTGCCGGAATGCGTACCACAACGAAATGCGTCGAGCGCGCAGCGCCGAATGCCGTCCCATTCAAAAGCGGATTGCTAGGAACTACAAAATTCTTCAGGAGCTGCGCGCTCGAGGCGTGCGAGAAGTTCACGAAGCATTCTTAAACGGAAGGGGCTTTGATCACCGCTATTGTACCCAGAAGTCGAGCCGTGAGGATACCATCGTATTTGACCTACAATTGAAGAAGTACGGGGCAGATTTGTACAAGCTAGAGGTCTGCGATATTTAGGTAGAATCCCTTAATTTGCAACAAAACCTAATGAGTATGCGAATCGGTTTCGGTCTGTGTTGTTTGATGTTGCTGGCTGTTGGATGTACTGACACCTATAATCCGGAGAGAAATTTTAGAGCTGATGGCGAGGATATCGAATTGGTCTTTCTTACTGCTGAGGATAGTTCTGTTATTGAGTTGCCTGAAGGGCATTTTCGTTTCGACAGGTCCTTAATCTTGGATGGAGTTCGTCACGTAACGGTTCGAGGGGCTGGAATGGACAAGACTGTTCTGAGTTTTCTTGATCAGAGCGAAGGGGCGGAGGGAATTCGGGTTGTCAATAGCCAGAATGTCGTCTTCGAGGACTTTACCGTTGAAGACGCGGAAGGAGATAACATCAAAGTGATGGATACCGATGGAATTTCATTTCTCCGTGTCAAAGTTGCTTGGACGGGTCCTATTGATGAAACGAATGGAGCCTACGGCTTTTATCCTGTTCAATGCCGAAATGTTCTGATCGACGAGTGTGAGGCCATGGGGGCTAGTGATGCTGGTATTTACGTAGGCCAATCAGACTCAGTAATTATCCGAAATAACAAGGCATATATGAATGTCGCTGGAATCGAATCCGAGAATTCGAGATGGGTAAAAATCTATGGAAACGAAGCCACCGACAACACAGGAGGCATCCTCATTTTTGACCTACCTGGACTGACTCAGTTTGGAAAAGACATTGAGGCCTACGACAATGTAGTCGTTGAAAATAACCGTAAGAATTTTGCGCCTGAAGGAAACATTGTCGCCGCCGTTCCACCTGGTTCAGGATTCATGATTCTGGCAACAGAGGATGTTTACGTGCATGACAATGAGATTCTGGAAAATAGGACGGTCGGTGCAGCTATTATTAGCTACGCACTGGTGAGTGAGTTGACAGGCGATAACGACTCCGAGAACTCAAATGCGGGTAGCGCCCAACAGATTAACCGCAAGTATGAAGAGGATGCGGCCTATAATCCGTATCCAAGAGGAATTAGACTGGAGAACAACACCGTTTCGAACTCGTATGTCCTTCCTGCTACAAGCCATGATTTTGGCCGTTTGTTTCTGTTGAAGTTTCCTTTCGAAACCCCAGACATTGTGTACGACGGTGTTCTTCCTCCTGGTATTTCCGACCGTCAGGAACTTCAATCTTCCGAATACAAGATTTGCCTCGCAGAGGATATCGAAACGAGGTTTGCGGATTTGGATGCCGGCAAAGGCTTCGAGGCCATCAGCCATGACAAATCAATTTTTGCTTGCCCATGAGACTCTGGGTATTCATCGGAATTTCCTTAGTTTTTTGGGCCTGCGGCCCGAAGGATTCCCAGGAAGATTCAGCTAAAGCGACCATCAAGTCCGATACTGAGCTCATGAATCGAGCAATCGCTTTGAGTGAAAAAGGGTTCGGACGATCGCGACTGAGCGAATACGGCTTTTTTGAAACTCCGATGTCCAAGCTTAAACCGGCTCATGGACTCGTTCTTCCGTATTCTTTGAATACACCACTTTTCACCGACTATGCGGACAAGGAGCGATTCATTGTACTTCCTAACGAAGAGGCTAAAATGGTCTACGACGATCGAGACGTGCTTCAGTTTCCAGAGGGAACTATTATCGTCAAGAATTTCCTTTATGAAAAGGAGAATAAAGGATCTGACCAGAAACGCAGAGTCGTTGAAACACGTCTTCTCCAGCTTGAACAAGGCGAATGGAATCCGATCAGCTATGTATGGAACGAGGAGCAATCGGAGGCCTATTTGAGTGTAACCGGTGCTCGACTTGACCTAGCTTTCGAGCATGCTGGTGTTGAGCGCGATTTGACCTACAAGGTTCCAACCATCAATCAATGCAAAAGCTGCCACATGCTGAACGGTGGTATTACGCCTTTGGGACCCTCAGTACGGCAACTTCATAGAGATGAAGGAAGCCATGTAGTAGAGTGGATAGAAAAGGGATACCTCAAGGGTGCACCCGACTCGGGGTGGCCAAAGCTGGCTCAGTGGGATCAACCCCATGAACGCTTGAACGATAGGGCTCGAGCTTACTTGGACATAAACTGTGGGACTTGTCATCGGCCCGGAGGGCCAGCGAAAACAAGTGGTTTAGATCTATCTGTTTACGCTCAGGATGGTTACGAATTGGGGATCGGTAAGAAACCAGTGGCCGCCGGGAAGGGTTCAGGCGGGCGCTTGTACGATATAGTTCCTGGCGCACCGCAGGAGAGCATTCTACTCTATCGGATGGAAAGTCTTGATCCCGGTGTTATGATGCCGGAATTGGGGCGTTCATCTGTGCATCGTGAAGGGGTGGAACTTATTCGCGCTTGGATTGAAGAGATGGAGGAAAACAAACAAATTAGTCTTATTTTTGCTCCGAATTAAAAGCATTGTATTGTGTCAGAAGCACTAGATCCCCGAATTGCCAAGTTGAAAGAGCGTATTGACGCTTGGAAAAGCAAAGTTGAAGGTTTCGAAAAGGAATACTCCAGTAACGAAGCGGACGCTGTTTACGGGCGTTTTGATCGTGTGGAAAACATGAAGAAGAACGTAGCTCGTTTAGAGGAGTACTTCAATGAGATTCAAGGGAAAGCCGGAGCTGAGTACATTCAGATCAGCAACCAAATGGAGGCTTACTTCATCTCGTTGGATATTTCAGAGCATAAGTTGCCATTAAACGTGTTGCAACAAGACCCGAAAGGGGCGTAAGGATACGTTAGGGTAGAACACATTGAGCCTCGGAGTCGTTGACTTTGGGGCTTTTTTATTTTGAGGCTGATTCGACTTCGACTTCTTTAGCTTGGGCAGCTGGCTTTTTCAAAGCCACTTCTGCGGCTCTTCGTCCACTGTATAGCGCAGCCTGTAACGAACCGTTGAGCAGGTAGTCTCCCGCTAGATATATTCCGTTTTGATAGATGACGTCCTGATCTTCTAATTCCATGTCGAATACAGAAGGTGAGGGGAGTGCTCTTGAAATAAAATAGGAACGAAGATGTTGCCAGTCGTTGACTTCAGGTCCAAAGGCTTGGGAGAGTTCACTTTTAACGAGTTTCTGTAGGTCGCGTTCACCGAGCTCGGTATCTCGGACCACGGATACGGAAATGAGGTGTTTCCCTTCAGGAGCTAGCTTAGGGGATAGGTTGGTTAATACGGCTAGATTATTGACCCATCGAGATCCGCCATAATTCAAGGCGATGAGCTTATCGCTAAATGGAGCTCTGTCCGCAGAAAAATATAGGTTCACTACGGAACGATAGGGCTGATGCTCCTCTACGAAATTCCGAAGCATATTTGTCGGGTCCGTGGCCATGATGATAATGGGCGCTTCGAAGATCTTCCCAGAGCGCGTTTTAACACTTCCACTGCGAATGTTACGTACTTCCTCTCCGTAGACTATGGTACCCTCTGGCAGTTTTGATGCCAATTGATCGGCAAGTGCACCCATACCCATAGCCGGTATCGCCGCGGGCGCCTCACTGAACATCTTCATGACGAATTCGAACATACGTTGAGGGGTTTCAAGCCCTTGCTCTAGAAAGATTCCCGTCATAAAGGGCTCCAAGAAGCGATCGACAAAAGTGTTGCTGAAGCCTTGAAGCTTTAGGTATTCCCGTGTGGTTATTTGATCCTGTTGGAAGAGTTCTGCTGGCGTGGCTCGTTTCCATCGCGCCGCAAGGCGCATAAGAATCGTCAAATCACGAACAGTCGCCAGGCCACTGCGCAAGGTGGGGACAAACTTATCTCGATGGCGCTGCGGGTTGTAAAAGCGGTTGTGGCGCCGTCCTTGAAAGACCAGGGCGCCACTTTCAAAATTGCGAAGGTCAAGAGCTTCGTAATCAAAGTAGCGCTGGGCTTCTGGGTAAGCGGTTAAAAGAACTTGGAA from Cryomorphaceae bacterium carries:
- a CDS encoding DUF4287 domain-containing protein, coding for MPAPQTPAEMEAIMVKNLPERYGKTLDQWIEVCAAAGLEKKMEFVQFLKQEHGVKHGEAYVLTQIYFNGGKLVYGNPEALLQEQYKKEEQRELYDFLSLQITKSFTEPIKLGICKGYVSVLGHKQFAVILPKRGGIWIGLALGDEPTNELLKTAKNIGGTDKINRYIAIEDEGDWSEQTAHYLEKAYRFNS
- a CDS encoding glycosyl hydrolase, which gives rise to MTLRRLFLLICACGTMLTFAQVPTPVQNNDFPELEWRNIGPFRGGRSAAVVGHPEVADRFYFGSTGGGVWQTDDAGQTWYNITDGHFGGSIGSIAISEWDPNVMYVGGGEVTVRGNVSYGYGVYKSTDAGKTWSHSGLPESRHIPRIRIHPKNPDLVYAAVLGDLFKPTSERGVYRSTDGGENWEQVLFANEDAGAVDLFMDPTNPRVLYASTWHVRRTPYSLISGGDGSDLWKSTDGGDTWEKLSDKPGFAEGPLGIIGVSASASQPDRIYAIVEAPEGGVFRSDNGGESWRRVNKDRSLRQRAWYYSRIYAHPTDPDQVYIMNVSYHHSKDGGRTFASRRAPHGDHHDLWINPKDPSRMIIADDGGGQVTLDGGANWSTYYNQPTAQFYRVTTDNHFPYRIYGAQQDNSTIRISSFSDGYNIDESDWQESAGGESAHLAIDPRNNEVVYGGSYGGFLTRYNHANKQGRVINVWPDNPLGAGVETMKYRFQWNFPVFISPHNPDVLYAASNHLHRSMDGGGSWEVISPDLTRNDSARMVSSGGPITQDNTGVEYYCTVFAAAESSREPGLLWAGSDDGLLHVSRDNGENWENVTSSKLPEWSMINSLEVSPWEDGVVYLAVTRYKLGDYSPYLYRVSNYGKQWSLISEGLPEDDFTRVIRCSPEKEGLLFAGTERTVWYSQNDGASWDSLQLNLPIVPITDLALKSGDLIAATQGRSFWVLDDISPLYAEHQNVEDLRLLTPSDAFRVGSYGRGSRTTGQNRRSGVYVDYFVPSLEDEDTLILSIKDADGELIKTYSTHPQEKEEKLTKDSGWQRFVWNMRYPDAEEFDGMWMWYAGMGGPMAPPGDYSVSLTLGSSNLEQPFTLLSDPRSESTDEELVEQFEFCWSINRKVSEAHVAIRNIRALKKQISLVESRTTEADSSISESLKSLKKGLKDVEEALYQVKLSSNQDMLNFPIKLTNKLGHVGAISQNGNYPPTQQAREVAAELTLEVDQFLEQFYALMDNEVSNLNEAILEARIPSLMIAPEDTWER
- the ssb gene encoding single-stranded DNA-binding protein, which gives rise to MSSIRNRIQLIGNLGADPEIKEMESGRKLAKFSVATNEIYRNQEGDLVTETQWHRLIAWGRTAELAEEFLKKGSEVAVDGKIQTRSYTDSEGEQKFLTEVVVNELLMTGAKKKAG
- a CDS encoding outer membrane beta-barrel protein; translation: MKRLWTLGLLVLISLNSFGQVKIQPQAGLTLSRLTTDEIIDQSEARVGTDLGVSFRFGKRFHFYPGVYWKRWSSDLVVLGSDTLGAANFTLDVQSIQVPARLGYNIVNGELFKLRLNGGPAWTRVFNLESDPNDPEAWNIEDFNENIWSWQAGLGIDLWFLTLDLTYDQGINTMFVEGDAENRMLSLEIGVVF
- a CDS encoding tRNA-binding protein, translating into MPTITWEDFSKVDLRIGEVIDAQPFPEARNPAYILRVDFGPLGVKKTSAQITDHYTTEGLLGKKVVAVVNFPPKQIGPHKSEVLILGGLSDSGVVLLQPDQIVKNGTRIG
- a CDS encoding patatin-like phospholipase family protein, whose protein sequence is MRDLIAQARAIKADPERVYSDIIDDDGYQYADLVQEGGGVLGIALLGYTHIMEEAGIRFYDLAGTSAGAINTLLMASIGTTSEAKSVVALEALAAQNLFDFVDGNPKIKRTIQLLIEGKGGKAKRRLIFQGIKIWNLLRSKLGMNPGIVFYTWLEKLLKDQGVESTLDLERKRVNPSGFRDRKGNSIESKPKWTVIASDVTTKTKVQFPAMGELYVSNPDQENPARWVRASMSVPIFFEPVRFSTIPQGPEAKERWWEHARYKGPIPPEVEMVDGGMLSNFPINVFHRKNAVPRRPTFGVRLSQYRENYGSTGKLMPFMGAMISTMRQIHDLDFLLRNEDYSHLICRLDVDQKFHWLNFNMTNEEKRDLFLYGAKGAIDFLERFDWEKYKGVRQSLIHNPIA
- a CDS encoding right-handed parallel beta-helix repeat-containing protein — protein: MRIGFGLCCLMLLAVGCTDTYNPERNFRADGEDIELVFLTAEDSSVIELPEGHFRFDRSLILDGVRHVTVRGAGMDKTVLSFLDQSEGAEGIRVVNSQNVVFEDFTVEDAEGDNIKVMDTDGISFLRVKVAWTGPIDETNGAYGFYPVQCRNVLIDECEAMGASDAGIYVGQSDSVIIRNNKAYMNVAGIESENSRWVKIYGNEATDNTGGILIFDLPGLTQFGKDIEAYDNVVVENNRKNFAPEGNIVAAVPPGSGFMILATEDVYVHDNEILENRTVGAAIISYALVSELTGDNDSENSNAGSAQQINRKYEEDAAYNPYPRGIRLENNTVSNSYVLPATSHDFGRLFLLKFPFETPDIVYDGVLPPGISDRQELQSSEYKICLAEDIETRFADLDAGKGFEAISHDKSIFACP
- a CDS encoding FAD-dependent oxidoreductase; translated protein: MAESVDAVIVGAGMAGLVAAQHLREAGKSVKIIEKGKQPGGRVRTDEVQGFRLDRGFQVLLTAYPEAQRYFDYEALDLRNFESGALVFQGRRHNRFYNPQRHRDKFVPTLRSGLATVRDLTILMRLAARWKRATPAELFQQDQITTREYLKLQGFSNTFVDRFLEPFMTGIFLEQGLETPQRMFEFVMKMFSEAPAAIPAMGMGALADQLASKLPEGTIVYGEEVRNIRSGSVKTRSGKIFEAPIIIMATDPTNMLRNFVEEHQPYRSVVNLYFSADRAPFSDKLIALNYGGSRWVNNLAVLTNLSPKLAPEGKHLISVSVVRDTELGERDLQKLVKSELSQAFGPEVNDWQHLRSYFISRALPSPSVFDMELEDQDVIYQNGIYLAGDYLLNGSLQAALYSGRRAAEVALKKPAAQAKEVEVESASK